One part of the Rutidosis leptorrhynchoides isolate AG116_Rl617_1_P2 chromosome 1, CSIRO_AGI_Rlap_v1, whole genome shotgun sequence genome encodes these proteins:
- the LOC139865650 gene encoding uncharacterized protein isoform X3, whose protein sequence is MSARLKGDRKVKVKIAGHSVVLRHETLEQTRRLNLDFAEEYVALKESCSHMFHVVGSGRFVTARVITSNGKPIRDPVVFLGTDYDDVSTPQDQETVGPNPETVVTREHDKEVIQWKLALHQIGYIWNYKHFLLLSCLSKLKEMMYNICQSELVFFNICQP, encoded by the exons ATGAGTGCAAGGTTGAAAGGAGATAGAAAAGTGAAGGTGAAAA TTGCAGGGCATAGTGTGGTCTTACGACATGAAACGCTGGAGCAAACACGAAGACTTAATCTTGATTTTGCTGAG GAATATGTTGCGTTAAAAGAATCATGTAGTCACATGTTTCATGTAGTTGGAAGTGGCAGGTTTGTAACTGCACGTGTAATTACATCAAATGGCAAACCAATTCGAGATCCGGTTGTATTCTTAGGTACAGATTATGATGATGTTTCAACCCCACAAGATCAAGAAACTG TTGGCCCGAATCCTGAAACAGTGGTTACTCGGGAGCATGATAAGGAAGTAATTCAATGGAAGCTTGCTCTTCATCAAATAGGTTATATATGGAACTATAAACACTTTCTTCTTTTATCATGTCTTAGTAAACTAAAAGAGATGATGTATAATATTTGTCAATCTGAATTAGTATTCTTTAATATTTGCCAACCTTAG
- the LOC139865650 gene encoding uncharacterized protein isoform X2: MSARLKGDRKVKVKRHSVVLRHETLEQTRRLNLDFAEEYVALKESCSHMFHVVGSGRFVTARVITSNGKPIRDPVVFLGTDYDDVSTPQDQETVSYVLAVGPNPETVVTREHDKEVIQWKLALHQIGYIWNYKHFLLLSCLSKLKEMMYNICQSELVFFNICQP; this comes from the exons ATGAGTGCAAGGTTGAAAGGAGATAGAAAAGTGAAGGTGAAAA GGCATAGTGTGGTCTTACGACATGAAACGCTGGAGCAAACACGAAGACTTAATCTTGATTTTGCTGAG GAATATGTTGCGTTAAAAGAATCATGTAGTCACATGTTTCATGTAGTTGGAAGTGGCAGGTTTGTAACTGCACGTGTAATTACATCAAATGGCAAACCAATTCGAGATCCGGTTGTATTCTTAGGTACAGATTATGATGATGTTTCAACCCCACAAGATCAAGAAACTG TGAGTTATGTACTTGCAGTTGGCCCGAATCCTGAAACAGTGGTTACTCGGGAGCATGATAAGGAAGTAATTCAATGGAAGCTTGCTCTTCATCAAATAGGTTATATATGGAACTATAAACACTTTCTTCTTTTATCATGTCTTAGTAAACTAAAAGAGATGATGTATAATATTTGTCAATCTGAATTAGTATTCTTTAATATTTGCCAACCTTAG
- the LOC139865650 gene encoding uncharacterized protein isoform X6, with protein MSARLKGDRKVKVKIAGHSVVLRHETLEQTRRLNLDFAEEYVALKESCSHMFHVVGSGRFVTARVITSNGKPIRDPVVFLGTDYDDVSTPQDQETVGPNPETVVTREHDKEVIQWKLALHQIG; from the exons ATGAGTGCAAGGTTGAAAGGAGATAGAAAAGTGAAGGTGAAAA TTGCAGGGCATAGTGTGGTCTTACGACATGAAACGCTGGAGCAAACACGAAGACTTAATCTTGATTTTGCTGAG GAATATGTTGCGTTAAAAGAATCATGTAGTCACATGTTTCATGTAGTTGGAAGTGGCAGGTTTGTAACTGCACGTGTAATTACATCAAATGGCAAACCAATTCGAGATCCGGTTGTATTCTTAGGTACAGATTATGATGATGTTTCAACCCCACAAGATCAAGAAACTG TTGGCCCGAATCCTGAAACAGTGGTTACTCGGGAGCATGATAAGGAAGTAATTCAATGGAAGCTTGCTCTTCATCAAATAG GCTGA
- the LOC139845116 gene encoding uncharacterized protein: MALIGKWWWRFKIETNALWVKVIKSIYGNSGLLDSVGQPHSFMSNSTWLNIIKTGQHIDSLGVNFRSSFIRVIGDGSSTSFWNDAWITDVPLKVKFKRLARLKSNINATVFDRVTCDGHHSSGVWSWTRSPSRRTHAELVELNRMVVAVMLVPDRVDKWSIGGSGKFITKILFDEITSRILPPGANSLETMRNNFVPKKVEIFVWRTKRRRLPVLSKLDKRGIDLHSVRCPLCDDGIETVEHTLILCKDTIDLWNRVCKWWGMNNNTNLSISEAFCGNSPLHSTTLGAKIWQAVKWVCGYLIWKNRNQKVFNNKCWNPLVALNEIQLKTFDWIAKRCKTKKIDWLTWLNDPQSLLSSSS, encoded by the coding sequence ATGGCTTTAATcggcaaatggtggtggaggttcaaaatcgAAACCAATGCTTTGTGGGTTAAAGTCATAAAAAGCATCTATGGTAATTCGGGTCTACTTGATTCGGTGGGTCAACCCCACTCTTTTATGTCTAACTCTACTTGGCTTAATATTATAAAGACAGGTCAGCATATCGATTCTCTCGGTGTCAACTTCAGGTCTTCATTTATAAGAGTAATTGGCGATGGCAGTAGTACTTCGTTTTGGAATGATGCTTGGATCACGGACGTACCCCTCAAAGTTAAGTTCAAGAGACTTGCACGGCTAAAATCTAATATTAATGCAACGGTATTCGATAGGGTTACTTGTGACGGTCATCATAGCTCAGGAGTGTGGTCTTGGACGAGATCCCCGAGTAGAAGAACACATGCGGAACTGGTTGAGCTGAACAGAATGGTTGTTGCGGTGATGCTTGTTCCTGACAGGGTTGATAAGTGGTCAATTGGAGGTAGCGGTAAATTCATCACCAAAATTTTATTTGATGAGATCACTTCACGTATCCTTCCACCAGGTGCGAATTCTTTAGAAACTATGCGTAACAACTTTGTTCCAAAAAAGGTAGAGATATTCGTGTGGAGGACGAAACGAAGGAGGTTACCCGTACTATCGAAACTCGATAAGCGTGGTATTGACCTCCACTCGGTGAGATGCCCACTATGCGATGATGGTATAGAGACGGTGGAACATACACTTATTCTTTGCAAAGACACTATTGACCTTTGGAATAGAGTTTGTAAATGGTGGGGAatgaataataatactaacttgagCATAAGCGAGGCATTTTGTGGTAATTCTCCATTACATTCGACGACGTTGGGTGCGAAGATTTGGCAAGCGGTGAAATGGGTATGTGGTTATCTCATATGGAAAAATCGAAACCAAAAAGTTTTTAATAATAAATGTTGGAATCCACTGGTTGCCTTGAACGAGATACAATTAAAAACGTTTGATTGGATTGCGAAGCGATGCAAGACTAAAAAGATCGATTGGCTTACTTGGTTAAACGATCCTCAAAGCTTATTAAGTTCTAGTTCCTAA
- the LOC139865650 gene encoding uncharacterized protein isoform X1, translated as MSARLKGDRKVKVKIAGHSVVLRHETLEQTRRLNLDFAEEYVALKESCSHMFHVVGSGRFVTARVITSNGKPIRDPVVFLGTDYDDVSTPQDQETVSYVLAVGPNPETVVTREHDKEVIQWKLALHQIGYIWNYKHFLLLSCLSKLKEMMYNICQSELVFFNICQP; from the exons ATGAGTGCAAGGTTGAAAGGAGATAGAAAAGTGAAGGTGAAAA TTGCAGGGCATAGTGTGGTCTTACGACATGAAACGCTGGAGCAAACACGAAGACTTAATCTTGATTTTGCTGAG GAATATGTTGCGTTAAAAGAATCATGTAGTCACATGTTTCATGTAGTTGGAAGTGGCAGGTTTGTAACTGCACGTGTAATTACATCAAATGGCAAACCAATTCGAGATCCGGTTGTATTCTTAGGTACAGATTATGATGATGTTTCAACCCCACAAGATCAAGAAACTG TGAGTTATGTACTTGCAGTTGGCCCGAATCCTGAAACAGTGGTTACTCGGGAGCATGATAAGGAAGTAATTCAATGGAAGCTTGCTCTTCATCAAATAGGTTATATATGGAACTATAAACACTTTCTTCTTTTATCATGTCTTAGTAAACTAAAAGAGATGATGTATAATATTTGTCAATCTGAATTAGTATTCTTTAATATTTGCCAACCTTAG
- the LOC139865650 gene encoding uncharacterized protein isoform X5: protein MSARLKGDRKVKVKIAGHSVVLRHETLEQTRRLNLDFAEEYVALKESCSHMFHVVGSGRFVTARVITSNGKPIRDPVVFLGTDYDDVSTPQDQETVSYVLAVGPNPETVVTREHDKEVIQWKLALHQIG, encoded by the exons ATGAGTGCAAGGTTGAAAGGAGATAGAAAAGTGAAGGTGAAAA TTGCAGGGCATAGTGTGGTCTTACGACATGAAACGCTGGAGCAAACACGAAGACTTAATCTTGATTTTGCTGAG GAATATGTTGCGTTAAAAGAATCATGTAGTCACATGTTTCATGTAGTTGGAAGTGGCAGGTTTGTAACTGCACGTGTAATTACATCAAATGGCAAACCAATTCGAGATCCGGTTGTATTCTTAGGTACAGATTATGATGATGTTTCAACCCCACAAGATCAAGAAACTG TGAGTTATGTACTTGCAGTTGGCCCGAATCCTGAAACAGTGGTTACTCGGGAGCATGATAAGGAAGTAATTCAATGGAAGCTTGCTCTTCATCAAATAG GCTGA
- the LOC139865650 gene encoding uncharacterized protein isoform X4: MKVAGHSVVLRHETLEQTRRLNLDFAEEYVALKESCSHMFHVVGSGRFVTARVITSNGKPIRDPVVFLGTDYDDVSTPQDQETVSYVLAVGPNPETVVTREHDKEVIQWKLALHQIGYIWNYKHFLLLSCLSKLKEMMYNICQSELVFFNICQP, from the exons ATGAAAGTTGCAGGGCATAGTGTGGTCTTACGACATGAAACGCTGGAGCAAACACGAAGACTTAATCTTGATTTTGCTGAG GAATATGTTGCGTTAAAAGAATCATGTAGTCACATGTTTCATGTAGTTGGAAGTGGCAGGTTTGTAACTGCACGTGTAATTACATCAAATGGCAAACCAATTCGAGATCCGGTTGTATTCTTAGGTACAGATTATGATGATGTTTCAACCCCACAAGATCAAGAAACTG TGAGTTATGTACTTGCAGTTGGCCCGAATCCTGAAACAGTGGTTACTCGGGAGCATGATAAGGAAGTAATTCAATGGAAGCTTGCTCTTCATCAAATAGGTTATATATGGAACTATAAACACTTTCTTCTTTTATCATGTCTTAGTAAACTAAAAGAGATGATGTATAATATTTGTCAATCTGAATTAGTATTCTTTAATATTTGCCAACCTTAG